DNA sequence from the Candidatus Coatesbacteria bacterium genome:
GCTCCTGGTAGGTCATGTCCTCGGGTGTTTTGGCCAGGATGCCGAACTCCGTCGGACTTTCGACGATGGGCACGGTCATCTCGTCGATCTGATCGAGGGCGGTTTCGAGGCCGTCGGGGCCGAAGGTGCGTACCTCGCAGTCGAAGAAGTGCCATTCGTCGTCGATGTACTCGGCGGCGACGGCGTCGATGCGCTGTTCCACCGAGGCCTCGTCGGTGTCGTCGTCGGAGAAGACGAGGAGGGACGGCCGGCTCATCTTGCCGTTGTAGGCGTCGAGGACTCCGGCGTAGAGCAGGTTGCCGTTCTGCAGGTTGGCCGAGTAATCGTTGGTCTTCATCCGGGCCTCTTTATCCTTGTGATCGAAGACCCATTTCTGGATGTTGACCATCTCCTCGTTGGCCGGTGGGACGACGACCTCGCCCCAGACCCAGACCAGGGCGGCGATCAGCGCCCCCATCACGATCAGCGGGGCGAAGACCCGCAGCAGGGAGATGCCCCCGGCCTTCATCGCCGTGATCTCCGAGCCCTTGGAGAGCACGCTGATGCAGAACAGGACCCCCAGCAGCACGGCGATGGGGTTGATCCACTTGATGACGAAGGGCACCATCAGCAGGTAGTACTCGGCGATGATCCCCACGTCGGTCCCGCGGGCCATGAAGCGGCTGACGCTCTCGATGAAGTTCACCACCAGATAGATGACGATGAACGCCAGCAGCGCATAGAGGTAGTAGCGCAGGAACTGGCCGACGACGTAGCGGTCTAG
Encoded proteins:
- a CDS encoding LptF/LptG family permease, whose translation is MLGRKLDRYVVGQFLRYYLYALLAFIVIYLVVNFIESVSRFMARGTDVGIIAEYYLLMVPFVIKWINPIAVLLGVLFCISVLSKGSEITAMKAGGISLLRVFAPLIVMGALIAALVWVWGEVVVPPANEEMVNIQKWVFDHKDKEARMKTNDYSANLQNGNLLYAGVLDAYNGKMSRPSLLVFSDDDTDEASVEQRIDAVAAEYIDDEWHFFDCEVRTFGPDGLETALDQIDEMTVPIVESPTEFGILAKTPEDMTYQELYEHIQRLERAGKETNEERVELELKISVALANLVVVLLGAPLAIRTARSGTALGFGVAVLLGFVLWGFIAMGRALGQSGVITPFWAAYLPNILFAAVGLVLIWRVNRT